The Populus alba chromosome 6, ASM523922v2, whole genome shotgun sequence genome contains a region encoding:
- the LOC118047994 gene encoding probable xyloglucan endotransglucosylase/hydrolase protein 26 translates to MSSLRTLLAALFIFAVAFDPSAVNAKFSNSMYFYWGAHHSAILGNGDDLQLVLDQTSGSGIKSKRPFLFGSIQMLIKLVPGNSAGTVTAYYISSSGDRHDEIDFEFLGNASGQPYTIHTNIYTQGNGSREQQFRPWFDPTADFHNYTIHWNPTEVVWYVDSVPIRVFRNYENEGIAYPNKQGMRVYSSLWNADVWATQGGRVKIDWKVAPFIARYRSFRARACKWNGPVSTSQCASNTAANWWTSPTYSKLSNSKFGQLTWVRDNYMIYDYCKDTKRFNGKIPPECFKPQF, encoded by the exons ATGTCAAGTCTACGAACTTTGTTGGCGGCTCTGTTCATCTTTGCAGTAGCATTTGATCCAAGTGCAGTTAATGCCAAATTCTCCAACAGCATGTATTTCTACTGGGGTGCCCATCATTCGGCAATACTGGGAAATGGCGACGATCTTCAACTTGTGTTGGATCAAACTTCTg GCTCTGGTATTAAATCAAAGCGTCCATTCCTATTTGGAAGCATTCAAATGTTAATCAAGCTGGTGCCTGGGAACTCAGCTGGAACTGTCACAGCCTACTAC ATATCCTCTTCTGGAGACAGACATGACGAAATAGACTTCGAGTTCTTAGGGAATGCATCGGGACAGCCATACACCATCCACACAAACATCTACACTCAAGGAAATGGAAGCAGGGAGCAGCAGTTCCGCCCCTGGTTTGACCCAACTGCTGATTTCCATAACTACACTATACATTGGAATCCTACTGAAGTTGT GTGGTACGTTGATAGTGTGCCAATTCGCGTATTCCGCAACTACGAAAATGAAGGGATTGCTTACCCAAACAAACAGGGCATGAGGGTTTACTCCAGCTTGTGGAATGCTGATGTCTGGGCAACTCAAGGTGGGCGAGTTAAGATTGATTGGAAAGTTGCACCCTTCATAGCAAGATACCGCAGTTTTAGGGCAAGGGCTTGCAAGTGGAATGGACCAGTTAGCACCAGCCAATGTGCTTCCAACACCGCAGCTAACTGGTGGACATCCCCCACCTATAGCAAGTTGAGCAATTCCAAATTCGGACAGTTGACGTGGGTCAGAGATAACTACATGATCTACGACTACTGCAAAGACACTAAGAGGTTCAACGGAAAAATACCACCGGAATGTTTTAAGCCAcagttctaa
- the LOC118048015 gene encoding aldehyde oxidase GLOX1, translated as MAIVLKPLFVLPLLFLSSYAQLWLRPEAYILFNRKKILGPHELFNDPFGDALDFKRKKITDDFGTAPLSDSEKPSVRPNYVGLPNEPKGRWELVAVNSGVSAMHAILLPRVNKVLMYDATIWKKSEIRLPAGHCRLLNQTGEKDCYCHSVLFDIATTALTPLELHTDTWCSSGGLSVDGNLVGTGGFQGGANTVRYLETCKGCNWREFPTALADRRWYSTQAELPDGGFIVVGGREAFSYEYIPREGDSNAKSYFFDFLKKTSDRDENNLYPFVHLSTDGNLFIFANNRAVLLNPKSNKVVREFPALPGGHRSYPATGMSALLPIKLHSKNNDVIPAEVLVCGGSGHQDAYTQASKDIFYTALQDCGRIRITDKKPVWKREIMPSPRVMGDMVILPTGDILMLNGAKRGCSGWGFAREPNLAPAIYYPKAKIGNRFMQLKASIIPRMYHSSSVVLPDGKVLVAGSNTNNGYVYDAMFPTELRVEKFSPPYLDPSVAVHRPVIVADKAPEQISYDETFQLQIKSTAVKVEKKDIKVTMYAPAFTTHGVSMNQRLLDLGLEDVIAENAFLGIHTITAVSPPSGKVAPPGYYMLFVVHQGVPSVSTWVQIK; from the exons ATGGCAATTGTGTTGAAGCCTCTTTTTGTTCTccctctcctttttctttccagTTACGCCCAGCTTTGGTTGAGGCCTGAGGCCTACATATTATTCAACAGGAAAAAGATCTTAGGCCCTCATGAATTGTTTAACGACCCTTTTGGAGATGCTCTAGACTTTAAGAGGAAAAAGATCACAGATGATTTCGGGACTGCCCCCCTATCAGATTCCGAAAAACCTTCTGTTCGTCCTAATTATGTGGGTCTACCTAATGAACCTAAAGGGAGATGGGAGTTGGTTGCTGTGAATTCTGGTGTATCTGCCATGCATGCAATCTTGCTTCCTAGAGTTAACAAGGTTTTAATGTATGATGCTACCATTTGGAAGAAATCAGAAATCCGGTTGCCTGCTGGCCATTGCCGTCTGCTTAACCAGACAGGTGAAAAGGATTGTTATTGTCATTCAGTTTTGTTTGACATTGCCACAACGGCACTAACACCACTGGAG CTTCACACAGATACATGGTGTTCATCAGGAGGTCTTTCCGTCGATGGAAACCTGGTGGGCACTGGCGGTTTCCAAGGAGGTGCCAATACCGTTAGATACTTGGAGACATGTAAAGGCTGTAACTGGAGAGAATTTCCAACGGCACTTGCTGACCGTAGATG GTACTCCACACAAGCGGAACTACCTGATGGTGGATTCATCGTCGTTGGTGGTCGCGAAGCTTTTAGTTATGAGTACATTCCACGAGAAGGAGACTCCAATGCCAAGTCCTACTTCTTTGACTTCCTCAAGAAAACCAGTGATAGGGATGAGAACAATTTGTATCCTTTCGTCCACCTCTCCACCGATGGCAACCTCTTCATCTTTGCCAACAATCGTGCCGTCCTGCTCAATCCCAAATCTAACAAGGTTGTCCGTGAGTTCCCAGCCCTTCCAGGAGGTCATCGCAGCTACCCTGCCACCGGAATGTCTGCGCTGCTCCCAATAAAACTACACTCCAAGAATAATGATGTCATCCCAGCTGAAGTCTTGGTTTGTGGAGGCTCCGGACACCAAGATGCATATACCCAAGCTAGCAAAGATATTTTCTACACAGCACTCCAAGACTGTGGAAGAATCAGAATTACAGATAAAAAGCCTGTCTGGAAGAGAGAAATCATGCCATCACCCCGTGTTATGGGTGATATGGTGATTCTTCCCACGGGAGACATCCTCATGCTCAATGGTGCTAAGAGAGGATGCTCGGGATGGGGTTTTGCCAGAGAACCAAATTTGGCCCCAGCCATATACTATCCCAAAGCAAAGATAGGCAACAGATTTATGCAGCTAAAAGCCTCCATAATTCCAAGAATGTACCATTCATCTTCTGTGGTACTGCCAGACGGTAAAGTCCTTGTGGCTGGAAGCAACACAAACAATGGCTACGTTTATGATGCCATGTTCCCCACTGAATTAAGAGTTGAGAAATTCTCCCCACCTTACTTGGATCCATCAGTGGCAGTGCATAGACCTGTGATTGTAGCTGATAAAGCCCCAGAGCAGATTAGTTATGATGAGACGTTCCAGCTCCAAATCAAATCAACAGCAGTAAAAGTAGAGAAGAAAGACATCAAAGTAACAATGTATGCTCCTGCTTTTACCACTCATGGGGTGTCAATGAATCAAAGACTCCTCGACTTGGGTTTGGAGGATGTGATTGCCGAAAATGCTTTCCTAGGGATCCACACTATCACCGCTGTGTCACCACCCAGCGGTAAGGTTGCTCCTCCTGGGTATTACATGCTCTTTGTTGTTCATCAAGGAGTGCCTAGTGTTTCCACCTGGGTGCAGATCAAGTGA
- the LOC118048007 gene encoding protein SPEAR3, which yields MGSGYFGEPNLGNNERGGSSRKGKKSNSDKPKQPQRGLGVAQLEKIRLHRQMASDYHPSLHSPTTFNQQEDIRVQTGYSPTAASSASFGYPNFMMGLGDYDRTNIRYGGDFQPSTAASWNSGHNIYEAQHYAQANATRHPLPLQVEDTPQKHSKKHRSSSMGSSSQNSEWRDAQELDLELRLSI from the exons ATGGGTAGCGGTTATTTTGGAGAACCTAACTTGGGAAATAATGAAAGAGGTGGTTCTTCAAGGAAAGGCAAGAAGAGCAACTCAGACAAGCCTAAGCAACCACAGAGAGGCCTTGGTGTTGCTCAATTGGAAAAGATCAGATTACATCGACAAATGGCTTCTGATTACCATCCCTCCCTTCACAGCCCTACAACTTTCAATCAGCAG GAGGATATAAGAGTGCAAACAGGCTATTCACCAACAGCAGCATCCTCGGCTTCCTTTGGCTACCCCAACTTCATG ATGGGACTGGGTGATTATGATAGAACGAATATCAGATATGGTGGTGATTTTCAACCCTCAACTGCGGCAAG TTGGAACTCCGGACATAACATCTATGAGGCTCAACATTATGCACAAGCAAACGCAACTAGACACCCTTTGCCTCTGCAAGTTGAG GACACGCCGCAAAAACACAGCAAGAAACACCGAAGCAGCTCGATGGGCTCTAGCAGTCAAAATTCTGAATGGAGAGATGCACAAGAACTGGATTTGGAGCTCAGATTGTCAATATAA